One Helianthus annuus cultivar XRQ/B chromosome 12, HanXRQr2.0-SUNRISE, whole genome shotgun sequence genomic region harbors:
- the LOC110895955 gene encoding uncharacterized protein LOC110895955 isoform X2, with product MGACLSSPDTCVAGRIQSSAKKLRKRKKAPNQRVSSILSDQSKFAPSGSIDEHWYDSVAVLESECSDEDFHSVLDDVLSLNGSEVASRPSIDLRLKSDEHSNESKPVYLDEISSSIDENAGMDSGLLDCGMIPGNCLPCLANTIPSIEKRRSSSSSPPNTRKKISHKLSFKLKDGHPSTTIFSLKKRLERPIAGSQVPFCPAEKKVLDSWSHVEPQIFRVRGKNYFRDKKKEHAPNYAAYYPFGVDVFLSQRKVDHIARFVELPIVGPSSGELPPILVVNIQVPLYPAAFFQGEIDGEGVSFVLYFKLSDNYSKELSSQFQDNMRRILDDEMEKVKGFPLDTLAPFRERLKILGRVVNVDDLQLSAPERKIMNAYNEKPVLSRPQHEFYQGVNYFEIDLDMHRFSYISRKGFEAFQERLKNCILDFGLTIQGNKQEELPEQILCCVRLNGIDYMNYQMLKLNSEPV from the exons ATGGGAGCTTGCCTGTCGTCGCCGGATACTTGCGTCGCTGGACGCATACAATCATCCGCGAAGAAGTTACGCAAGCGAAAAAAAGCTCCGAATCAGCGTGTTTCGTCTATTTTGTCCGATCAATCGAAGTTCGCACCGTCAG GTAGCATAGACGAGCATTGGTATGATTCAGTTGCAGTTCTTGAATCTGAATGCAGTGATGAAGATTTCCATAGTGTTCTTGATG ATGTTTTGTCACTAAACGGCTCTGAAGTAGCCTCTAGGCCAAGTATTGACTTGCGGCTAAAATCAGATGAACATTCAAACGAATCTAAACCCGTTTACCTTGATGAAATATCATCTTCCATTGATGAAAATGCTGGAATGGATAGTGGTTTGTTGGACTGTGGAATGATTCCCGGCAACTGTTTGCCATGTTTGGCTAATACTATTCCGTCAATCGAAAAAAGAAGATCATCAAGCTCTAGCCCGCCAAACACAAGAAAAAAGATTTCACATAAACTTTCATTCAAATTAAAGGATGGACATCCTAGCACCACTATTT TTTCTTTAAAGAAACGTCTGGAACGACCGATAGCTGGTTCACAAGTACCTTTCTGCCCGGCAGAGAAAAAAGTGCTTGATTCTTGGTCACATGTCGAACCACAAATTTTTAGAGTACGCGGGAAAAATTATTTCAG GGATAAAAAGAAGGAGCATGCACCTAATTATGCGGCATATTATCCTTTTGGCGTTGACGTCTTTTTATCTCAGAGAAAAGTTGATCATATTGCTCGGTTTGTAGAACTCCCTATTGTTGGTCCTTCTTCCGGAGAACTTCCACCAATTCTTGTTGTAAATATCCAG GTTCCATTATATCCTGCTGCCTTTTTCCAAGGTGAAATTGACGGTGAAGGAGTGAGTTTCGTTTTATACTTCAAACTCTCTGATAATTACTCTAAGGAACTATCATCCCAATTTCAAGACAATATGAGG CGGATACTTGATGATGAAATGGAAAAAGTCAAAGGTTTTCCTCTAGATACACTAGCACCATTTCGAGAACGATTGAAGATATTAGGTCGAGTTGTAAATGTAGATGACCTTCAGTTAAGTGCACCCGAAAGGAAGATTATGAATGCTTACAACGAAAAACCCGTGCTTTCACGTCCCCAACATGAGTTCTACCAA GGAGTAAACTACTTTGAGATTGATTTAGATATGCACAGATTTAGTTACATTTCAAGAAAAGGATTTGAAGCATTCCAAGAAAGACTAAAGAACTGCATCTTGGATTTCGGACTCACAATTCAG GGAAACAAACAAGAGGAGTTACCAGAGCAGATCTTATGTTGTGTAAGGCTAAACGGGATCGATTATATGAATTATCAAATGTTAAAGTTGAACAGTGAACCCGTATGA
- the LOC110895955 gene encoding uncharacterized protein LOC110895955 isoform X1 — MGACLSSPDTCVAGRIQSSAKKLRKRKKAPNQRVSSILSDQSKFAPSAGSIDEHWYDSVAVLESECSDEDFHSVLDDVLSLNGSEVASRPSIDLRLKSDEHSNESKPVYLDEISSSIDENAGMDSGLLDCGMIPGNCLPCLANTIPSIEKRRSSSSSPPNTRKKISHKLSFKLKDGHPSTTIFSLKKRLERPIAGSQVPFCPAEKKVLDSWSHVEPQIFRVRGKNYFRDKKKEHAPNYAAYYPFGVDVFLSQRKVDHIARFVELPIVGPSSGELPPILVVNIQVPLYPAAFFQGEIDGEGVSFVLYFKLSDNYSKELSSQFQDNMRRILDDEMEKVKGFPLDTLAPFRERLKILGRVVNVDDLQLSAPERKIMNAYNEKPVLSRPQHEFYQGVNYFEIDLDMHRFSYISRKGFEAFQERLKNCILDFGLTIQGNKQEELPEQILCCVRLNGIDYMNYQMLKLNSEPV, encoded by the exons ATGGGAGCTTGCCTGTCGTCGCCGGATACTTGCGTCGCTGGACGCATACAATCATCCGCGAAGAAGTTACGCAAGCGAAAAAAAGCTCCGAATCAGCGTGTTTCGTCTATTTTGTCCGATCAATCGAAGTTCGCACCGTCAG CAGGTAGCATAGACGAGCATTGGTATGATTCAGTTGCAGTTCTTGAATCTGAATGCAGTGATGAAGATTTCCATAGTGTTCTTGATG ATGTTTTGTCACTAAACGGCTCTGAAGTAGCCTCTAGGCCAAGTATTGACTTGCGGCTAAAATCAGATGAACATTCAAACGAATCTAAACCCGTTTACCTTGATGAAATATCATCTTCCATTGATGAAAATGCTGGAATGGATAGTGGTTTGTTGGACTGTGGAATGATTCCCGGCAACTGTTTGCCATGTTTGGCTAATACTATTCCGTCAATCGAAAAAAGAAGATCATCAAGCTCTAGCCCGCCAAACACAAGAAAAAAGATTTCACATAAACTTTCATTCAAATTAAAGGATGGACATCCTAGCACCACTATTT TTTCTTTAAAGAAACGTCTGGAACGACCGATAGCTGGTTCACAAGTACCTTTCTGCCCGGCAGAGAAAAAAGTGCTTGATTCTTGGTCACATGTCGAACCACAAATTTTTAGAGTACGCGGGAAAAATTATTTCAG GGATAAAAAGAAGGAGCATGCACCTAATTATGCGGCATATTATCCTTTTGGCGTTGACGTCTTTTTATCTCAGAGAAAAGTTGATCATATTGCTCGGTTTGTAGAACTCCCTATTGTTGGTCCTTCTTCCGGAGAACTTCCACCAATTCTTGTTGTAAATATCCAG GTTCCATTATATCCTGCTGCCTTTTTCCAAGGTGAAATTGACGGTGAAGGAGTGAGTTTCGTTTTATACTTCAAACTCTCTGATAATTACTCTAAGGAACTATCATCCCAATTTCAAGACAATATGAGG CGGATACTTGATGATGAAATGGAAAAAGTCAAAGGTTTTCCTCTAGATACACTAGCACCATTTCGAGAACGATTGAAGATATTAGGTCGAGTTGTAAATGTAGATGACCTTCAGTTAAGTGCACCCGAAAGGAAGATTATGAATGCTTACAACGAAAAACCCGTGCTTTCACGTCCCCAACATGAGTTCTACCAA GGAGTAAACTACTTTGAGATTGATTTAGATATGCACAGATTTAGTTACATTTCAAGAAAAGGATTTGAAGCATTCCAAGAAAGACTAAAGAACTGCATCTTGGATTTCGGACTCACAATTCAG GGAAACAAACAAGAGGAGTTACCAGAGCAGATCTTATGTTGTGTAAGGCTAAACGGGATCGATTATATGAATTATCAAATGTTAAAGTTGAACAGTGAACCCGTATGA